In Streptomyces chartreusis NRRL 3882, the following are encoded in one genomic region:
- a CDS encoding dipeptide ABC transporter ATP-binding protein codes for MSLVEVTGLSVDFGELRAVDSLSFRLEQGAALALVGESGSGKSTVASALLGLHHGTGARVGGSVRVAGTDVQRASDEELRRLRGGQAAMVFQDPLSSLDPYYAIGDQIAEVYRVHARVSRRAARARAVDVLDRVGIADAARRSRSRPHEFSGGMRQRALIAMALACEPRLLIADEPTTALDVTVQAQVLDLLHTLREETGMGLLLVTHDVGVAAESVDEVLVMRHGREVEHGPVSGVLGAPAQPYTRELLAAVPRLDAPRAGSTAPEEVVLEATGLRREFGRGKRAFTAVRDVSLTLHRGETLGIVGESGSGKTTLGRMLVGLLEPTAGEVRYEGRPHTGVNPAVQMVFQDPVSSLNPRRSVGESIADPLRARGERDEGRIRERVAELLERVGLEGAHYDRYPHEFSGGQRQRVGIARALAADPRVIVCDEPVSALDVTTQAHVVALLGELQRELGLALVFVAHDLAVVRQVSDRVAVMRQGGIVEEGPVDQVYGSPRDPYTRQLLAAVPALDPDAAARRRAERRELAAA; via the coding sequence ATGAGCCTGGTCGAAGTGACCGGCCTCTCCGTGGACTTCGGCGAGCTGCGTGCCGTCGACAGCCTCTCCTTCCGGCTGGAACAGGGCGCCGCCCTGGCCCTCGTCGGCGAGTCCGGCTCCGGCAAGTCGACCGTGGCGTCCGCCCTGCTCGGCCTGCACCACGGCACGGGAGCGCGGGTCGGGGGATCGGTCCGGGTGGCCGGCACCGACGTACAGCGGGCCTCCGACGAGGAACTGCGGCGGCTTCGCGGCGGCCAGGCCGCGATGGTGTTCCAGGATCCGCTGTCCTCCCTCGATCCGTACTACGCGATCGGTGACCAGATCGCCGAGGTGTACCGCGTCCACGCGCGAGTGTCCCGGCGGGCGGCACGCGCGCGTGCGGTCGACGTCCTCGACCGGGTGGGCATCGCGGACGCGGCCCGGCGGTCGCGTTCCCGGCCGCACGAGTTCAGCGGCGGCATGCGCCAGCGCGCCCTGATCGCCATGGCGCTGGCCTGCGAGCCCCGTCTGCTGATCGCCGACGAGCCGACGACCGCCCTCGACGTGACCGTCCAGGCCCAGGTCCTCGACCTGCTGCACACGCTGCGTGAGGAGACGGGCATGGGCCTGCTGCTCGTCACGCACGACGTGGGGGTCGCCGCCGAGAGCGTCGACGAGGTGCTGGTGATGCGGCACGGGCGCGAGGTCGAGCACGGCCCGGTGTCCGGGGTGCTGGGTGCGCCGGCCCAGCCGTACACCCGGGAGCTGCTGGCCGCGGTCCCGCGGCTGGACGCGCCGAGGGCCGGCTCGACTGCCCCGGAGGAGGTCGTCCTGGAGGCGACCGGCCTGAGGCGCGAGTTCGGGCGGGGCAAGCGGGCGTTCACGGCCGTGCGCGACGTGTCGCTGACCCTGCACCGCGGCGAGACCCTCGGCATCGTCGGCGAGAGCGGCAGCGGCAAGACGACCCTGGGGCGCATGCTCGTCGGGCTGCTGGAGCCGACGGCGGGGGAGGTCCGGTACGAAGGCCGCCCGCACACGGGCGTGAACCCGGCCGTGCAGATGGTCTTCCAGGACCCCGTCTCCTCCCTCAACCCCCGCCGCAGCGTGGGCGAGTCCATCGCCGACCCGTTGCGCGCGCGGGGTGAGCGGGATGAGGGGCGCATCCGGGAGCGCGTGGCGGAACTGCTGGAGCGCGTCGGGCTCGAAGGAGCCCACTACGACCGCTACCCGCACGAGTTCAGCGGAGGGCAGCGCCAACGCGTCGGTATCGCCCGGGCGCTCGCGGCCGACCCGCGCGTCATCGTCTGCGACGAGCCGGTGTCGGCCCTCGACGTCACCACCCAGGCGCACGTGGTCGCCCTGCTCGGGGAGCTGCAACGCGAACTCGGCCTCGCGCTGGTCTTCGTCGCGCACGACCTGGCCGTCGTGCGCCAGGTCAGCGACCGGGTCGCGGTGATGCGGCAGGGCGGGATCGTCGAGGAAGGACCCGTCGACCAGGTGTACGGGTCGCCCCGGGACCCGTACACCAGGCAGCTGCTCGCCGCCGTACCGGCGCT
- a CDS encoding ABC transporter permease, whose amino-acid sequence MSGRGGLTAFVLRRAVGAVVTLLAISVIVYVVFYVTPGNVAQITCGPRCSPEQVHQVARQLNLDDPLFLRYWHFLQGLVAGQDYSTGTSVQHCSAPCLGLSYQSDQQVTQLILAKLPASLSLVSGAMVLWLLLGVGTGVLSAWRRGRFSERVLTGVTLAGTATPVFVIGLVLMIVVCGELRLLPFPQYVALTDDPEQWAWNLLLPWLSLALIEAAAFARLTRASMLETLAEDHIRTFRAYGVGERSIVGRHALRGAFAPVIALNANNVGSAIGGAVLTETLFGLPGIGQELVHAVNVVDLPVVVGMVLVIGFFVVLANAVADVLYAVADRRVVLT is encoded by the coding sequence ATGAGCGGGCGGGGCGGCCTCACCGCGTTCGTACTGCGCCGGGCCGTCGGCGCCGTTGTCACCCTGCTCGCCATCTCGGTGATCGTCTACGTCGTCTTCTACGTGACACCCGGGAACGTCGCCCAGATCACCTGCGGCCCGCGCTGCTCACCGGAACAGGTGCACCAGGTCGCCCGGCAACTGAACCTCGACGACCCGCTGTTCCTGCGGTACTGGCACTTCCTCCAGGGCCTCGTCGCCGGCCAGGACTACTCGACGGGTACGTCCGTGCAGCACTGCTCCGCGCCCTGCCTCGGCCTGTCGTACCAGAGCGACCAGCAGGTCACGCAGCTGATCTTGGCGAAGCTCCCGGCCAGTCTGTCCCTGGTGTCGGGCGCGATGGTGCTCTGGCTGCTCCTCGGCGTCGGGACCGGCGTGCTCTCCGCCTGGCGGCGCGGGCGGTTCTCCGAGCGGGTGCTGACCGGCGTCACCCTCGCCGGCACGGCCACCCCGGTCTTCGTGATCGGTCTGGTCCTGATGATCGTCGTCTGCGGGGAGCTGCGGCTGCTGCCCTTCCCGCAGTACGTCGCCCTCACCGACGACCCCGAACAGTGGGCGTGGAACCTGCTGCTGCCCTGGCTGTCGCTGGCCCTCATCGAGGCCGCCGCGTTCGCCCGGCTGACCCGGGCGTCGATGCTGGAGACGCTGGCCGAGGACCACATCCGCACCTTCCGTGCGTACGGCGTCGGCGAGCGGTCCATCGTCGGGCGGCACGCGCTGCGTGGGGCGTTCGCGCCGGTCATCGCGCTGAACGCCAACAACGTCGGCTCGGCGATCGGCGGCGCGGTGCTCACCGAGACGCTGTTCGGCCTGCCCGGCATCGGACAGGAACTCGTGCATGCCGTCAACGTGGTCGACCTGCCGGTCGTGGTCGGCATGGTCCTGGTCATCGGCTTCTTCGTGGTCCTCGCCAACGCCGTCGCGGACGTGCTGTACGCGGTGGCCGACCGACGGGTGGTGCTGACATGA